The following DNA comes from Chthoniobacterales bacterium.
GCGCAACCGCCACAAGAAAAAGAACAACACGATTCATTTCCGCAACGGCATGACGCTCTGGGTGCTCGGGGCGCACAACAAGACAAACCTCCAACGACGCTCGATCCGCTGGCTGATCGGCGATGAAACCTGGCGCTGGCCGGCGGGTCACATGGCCGAGGCCGAGGCCCGTGTCACCGCTTTCGGATGGCTCGGCAAATGCGTTTTTATGTCGCAGGCCGGCGAGGAGGGCGACGACACGCAGCGCAAGTTTGAGACCACCGACCAGCGGCAATGGACCTTCGCCTGCCCGACCTGCTCTCTTCGCCAGCCCTTCTCCTGGGAAAACGTGGAGTGGAGCAAGTCGGCGCGCGACGAGAACGACAACTGGGACTATCAGGCCGTGCGCCAGACGACCGTGCTCCTTTGCTCCGGATGCAGCCGGGCATTTGAGGACACCGAGCGCCAACGCCGCGAACTCAATGCCAGCGGCAAATACGTGGCCGCCAATCCGAAGGCATCGACAGAAAATGCGGGCTTTCATTGGAACGCACTGTGCTCCCAAAGCTGGGGCGTTCTGGCCGAACTCTACCTGCGCGCCAAGGCCACAGCGCGCCATGGCGATTTCAGCTCGCTCAAGCAGTTCTACCAAAAGCGCCTAGCCATCCCGTGGCGGGAAATGGCTGATGACTACAAGTTGGAGATCGAGCGCACCGGATATCGCAGGGGCGAGGTTTGGGAGGACGAGGCCGTCATGAGCAAAGCCGGCAAGATCGTGCCCGGCCCGGCGGAACCGGCTCAGACCGCTGCCTTCCTGCGAATTCTGACCGTGGACGTGCAACTGGATCACCTCTTTGCCGTCGTTCGCTCATGGAGCGCCACCGGTTCATCCCGCCTCATGTGGAACGAGAAAATCCTCACCTTCGAGGACATCGCTACTATGCAGGAGCGATTTGCCATCCATCCGAACCTCGTCTTTCTCGACGCGGGTCACAACGCCTACGAAGTGTATCGCCACTGCGCCGACCACGGCTGGACCGCGCTCATCGGCGACAAGCGCTCCACCTTCTCCCACAAGCTTTCGGGCAACCGGGCCATCCACCGCTTCTACTCCCCTCGCCGACGCGTCCTTTTGTCGGCCGAAAAGAAGGCATCGGTCTTCTACTGGTCCAACCTCAACGTGAAGGACATCCTTTCACGCCTCCGCCGCAATCAGAACCCCGAGAAGGGTCCGACTTGGGAAGTCCCGGACGACATCGACGACGACTACCTCGGCCAGATGGAGAGCGAGCACCGGGTCAACGTCAACGGCACATGGCGCTGGAAGCAAATCGGCCAGCGCCCGAACCATTACTGGGACTGCGAATGCATGCAGGTGGTGGCGGCGGTCATGCTGAAAATGATCGGCCGCGAGTTCACTCCACCCGGAGACGCTCAAGTTGACTCCGAACCGGAGGCATGAGCCTTCGCAAAAAACTCGCCAATATTGCAGCAGCAGAAATCGGAGTCCGTGAAGTAGGCGGCAACAACCGCGGTCCCAAAATTGTCGAATACCAGTCCGCCACGTGGCTCAAGCCGGCCCCATGGCCGTGGTGCGCGGCATTTGTGTGTTGGGTTATCAAAAAGTGGCTCGAAGATCTGTCCGTCAGAGAGGGTTTATCGTTGCGCAACGATAAACCCCTGAATGCATGGCGCCCGAAAACCGCCGCTGCTTTCGATTTCATCCGCTGGGCAAAGGACAAAAACCTGCCCGTCTTGGGGCGCTCAGCTCGCGCATTGGCTGGCGACTTGGCAGTCTTCGATTTCAGCCACATCGGCATCGTGATCAGGGACCAGTCGGCAGATTCGGATCAAATCATCACTGTTGAGGGCAACACCAACGGAAAGGGCGATCGCGATAGCAGCTCGGGCGACGGAGTCTGGCGAAAAATCCGCCCGACGCGACTGGTGCGCTCCTACGTCCGCATCACCGAACTTTGACACCGGCCTTGCGCTCAAGGTGGCCACTGTCGACTACACCATCGGGTTCACCCGCGCCGAGGTGGAGGAAATCCTCTCCATCCACAAAGCCGAACTGACCAAAACTCTCGCCAGTTGGTCGGACTCGGGTTCCTCGGCCACCAAGCGCCGCATCGACGAGATCCACACCGTGATCGCGGCCTGCCAGTCGGCTCTGCGAAAGCTCGCTCCGGCATCTTATCCGCCAGCGGCCCGCATCGGCCAGTCGCGCATCGCCTTCATTGACCGATGATCAGTAAACTCCGTCAGGTTGCCTCGCTTCTTTTGCCGCCCTTGCTTCAGCCCAAGGCCTGGGCCTCTCCCTACGATGCGGCGAACTTTTCCCGTCGCCGCGGCATCGTGCCGGGCGCGGTGCCCCGCGATGGCAAACTCGACCTCACGCCTTACGTGCGCCGTGAGTTGGTTCGGCGCTCCCGCTACCTCCATCGCAATTCGGGCTTTGTTCGCGAAATCGTGGCCAATATGGCCATCTACTCGACCGGAGACGGCATCCAGCCGCAAGCCCAGAGCAACAGCCCCGAATGGAACGAACAGGCCGAGGAGTATTTCCGCAGGTGGTCCTCGCGCTGCGAGGTCACTGGCCGCTTCAGCTTCGAGGAGTGCCAGTCGCTCATCTGCCGGGGCATCGACATCGACGGCGAATACTTCGTGATGAAAGTGCGGCAAGGTGGCCGCCCGAAACTTCAGCTCATCGAATCCCATCGCATCGGCGACGAAACAGACGAGACGGTGGACGGCGTGGGACTGGCTCAAGATGGCTCGCCCCGTTTCTACCGCATTCTCGAGGATTCCGGCACACGCGACGTGAACGCCGAATCCGTGCTGCACATTTTCGAGCCCGAGTCGGCAAGTTCTGTGCGCAACGCCCCGACAATTCAGCACTCCATCAACCATGTGCTCGACGAGATGGAGTTGCTGGCCTTGGAAAAGCACGCGGTCAAAGACAACGCCGACATCGCGCGCGTGCTGAAGACTGCGCGGGCCGAACTTCTCGATGACTCCACAGACTTTTCCCTGGGCACGCCGACCGACACGGCCGTGCCATCTGATCCCGCCAGCCTCCAAAAAATCATGGGCGGCAAAATCGTGGCCCTGCAGCCTGACGAATCCATCGACACTTTTGTCTCCAATCGTCCAAGTCCCACGTTCACGGGATTTCTGAACCACCTGCGTCGCGACTCGGCCCTTGGAGTTTTGCCTTACGAATTCGCCGCCGATTCAAGTTCGGTCGGAGGCGCTGGCGTGCGGCTCATCGTGGCCAAGGCCGATCGGCGCTTTTCCTTCCGCCAACTGATCTTGATCCGCCGCCTGATCGAACCGGTGTGGGCCTTTGTCATCGCCGATGCCATCGAGCATGGACTACTGGCGCCACTGCCAAACTGGTGGCGGATCTCCTGCACAACACCCAGACGCATCACCGTCGATGCAGGGCGCGAGGCACAGCAGAACCGCTCGGATGTCGAGATGGGGCTCAAGACTCTGACCGATCACTTCCAGGAACTCGGCGCCGATTTCCGCGAGGAACTCGAGCGCCGGGCTCAAGATGCCAAGCTCATCATGGAAACGGCCGCCAAATACGGCGTGCCTCCGGAGATGCTGTGGAAGCCCGCCGGCGAGGCCGCCAAAGTTGACATTGCGGCTTAGGCCGTGAACTTGAGTCAGCTGCACAAGCAGCCGTGGCTGATCACTCCCGAGGCCTTCGGGGTCATCTACAGCGCGGCCCAGTCGTTTTTCAAAGAAGGCGTTCCGACCACGCTCCGCACCGAGTCGCAGCTCCTGTCTGTGGAAGGCGGTATCGGCACCGTGCTTCTGCGCGGCCCGATGATGCGCAACCCGGACGTCATCGACCAACTGGTCTTTGGGGCCACCGACACCGAGGAGGTCATGGCGGCGGTCAACGAGGCCGCCGAGCGCGAGGATGTGCAGGCCATCGTTCTGGACATCGACAGCCCGGGCGGATCGGTCAACGGAACTCCTGAACTGGCAGCTGCGGTTGCCGCAGCTTCAAAGGCCAAGACGGTCTACGCTTTCAGCGCCGGCCAAATGTGCTCGGCAGCCTACTGGGTCGCCAGCCAGTGCGATGCGGTCTACGCGACACCCAGCGCCCGAGTCGGCTCCATTGGCGTGATATTGCCGGTGGTCGACTCCAGCGAAGCCTTCGCCAAAGCCGGACTCAAAATGGAAGTTTTTGCGGCGGGCAAATTCAAAAGCGCCGGAACTCCGGGCACTTCGCTCACCGAAGAGCAGAAAGACTGGCTGCAGAGCGAGGTCGAGGAAATTGCCGCCGACTTCCGCACGGCTGTCCTATACCGCGGACGCAAAATTCCCGACGAGGCGATGGAAGGCCAGACCTTCAGCGGTCGGCGCGCCATGCGCCTCAACATGAGCGGCATGGTCGACGGCAGAGCCCAAGTGATGGCCCGTTTGCGCGAACTTCACGTGCGCGAAGTTGACACGGCAGCGGAGGCCATGGACACGACCATACTCGAAACCGAATTGGCCGAAGCACGGGCTTCCTTGGCCAAACTCACCGAAGACGCCAAGGCACAGGAATCTCTGCTAACCGAGGCCAACGATCAAATCACCTCCCTCACCGCCAAGTCCGAGGCCCTCTCCCAGGAACTCGCCGCGGTCGGCGCCGAGCGCGAGCAACTGGCCAGCGACCTGGCCACCGCCCGCCAGACGATCGAATCCGTCACCAGCCGCAACAAGGACCTCGAGGCGCACGAGCAGGACCTTGAAAAACGCGCGGCCGCACGAGCCGCGGAAATCGTTGCCGAGACCGGCAACCAGGCCCCGGCCAACGTCACGGCATCTGTCGAGCCGCAAGCACCAAAGGCTCCAAGTATCACCGAGCAATTTGCCGCGATCACCGACCCCGCCGAGCAAACCACCTTCTGGCGTCAGCTCACCTCGCAACAGAAAGCGACCATCCTCGCAGCCTCTAACAAGTAATCACCATGGCAAACACCCTCACCAACGTCAGAGACATCAAGGTCGCGCAGAACGCGCTCCAGCCGTTCATGTCGGGGCTCACGCCCCTGCGTGCCTTCTCGACCAACTTCAGCCCCGAACCGGCCGACAAGCTCGACACCGTGCGCGTCCCGGTCATCGGTGCACCGAGCCAGTCCAGTGACTTCACCGGCAACTACACCCTCAACGCGGACTCCACCATTTCCGTCGTTCCGGTCGTCCTCAACCGTCACAAATACAAAACGGTTCACGTGACCGCCCGCGAGGCGGCCGAGACGGCACTGCCGATCTTGGACAACCTCGTCATTTCGGCGGTCAAGCAGTTGGCCGAGGACGTGCTTACTGACGTCCTGTCCGAAATCACCGCGGCCAACTTCGGGGCGCCCGCGATCCCTCCTTTTGCGGCCACCGATTTCACCTACCGCAAGACATTGGAAATTCGCGAGGCGTGCAGCGCGGTCAAGATGCCTATAACCGATCGCGCCCTCATCCTCGACGATGCCTACTACACCAACATCCTCACCGATGACGTGGTCAACAAGAGCTTCATTCTCCCGCTTTCCACTCCGGGCGTGATTGAAGCGCAGTTGCGGCGCATCGCCGGATTCGACGTGTTTCCGTCCACCATCCTGCCCGACAACGGCGAGGATCTGGTCGGCTTCGCGGCCCATCCGAGCGGTATGGCTATCGCCATGCGCTACCTGGTTCCTGTCGCCGAATACGAAGAGGCGGGTGCAGTCACCGATCCGGAGACCGGCCTCACCTTCGGTTACCTGCGCTACACCGAAACCAGCTCGAACCGAATCTTCGTCACCGTCGAATGCCTTTACGGCTACAAAGCAGCGATGAGCCAGGGCATCCGCCGCCTGGTCAAACCTTCCTAGTCCGGGGCACGGCAACAGCGGCAGCCCCTCTCGTGGAAACGCGGGAGGGGTTTTCGTTTAGGGTTACGCCGGCGTAACCTGAGCAACTTTGACACCGCCAGCTCGGGCGTGACGATCTTCGATGAAATGGCCGCAGATGTGGTCGAGATCTTTGCCGAGTTCGGCAAGCCGATCCGCATCAACGACAGGCATTTTTCTGCGCTGGTGGCCGAACCGGAGCTTTCCCTGGAGCTTGAGGCCGGCGGCTTCAACAGCGCAGGCAACTTCACTGTGAAGATGCTGCGCAGCGACTGGCTTGTTTCAAAACCCGTGGTTGGCACGCTGGTCACCTACGACGACAAGCATTTCCGGGTAATCCGCCTCGTCTCACGTCCGCCGCACCCTTTGGTCATTCTGACCATGGAGCCCGTATGAGTCCGACCGCAGCGATGGAAGCGGCTTACGCCGGCCACATTGCAGGCGCCTTGCTCATCCCGGTTCTTACCGGGCTTTCCGCCGAGGATCTTCCGCAGGAGAAATCATTCGTTGTCGTTTCCTGTGACGAGTGCCAACACCTCGGCGCGGGTTTTTATCGTGGCACCGTCGTTGTCACGCTGCGCACGCATGCCCTGGACCAGTCGGCGCAGGTTCACTCAGGTTACTGGCAGCAGGTGTCCGAAGCCTTGCAAACAGTGCCTGCGCCGGTGCGCGGTCACTTCCGCAACGAGCAGGCGAACGACCGAGAGGATCACTATTGGCTAACCCGGGAAACGCTGACCGTGGGCCTCGCCGCAAATTGACACTCCACCTTTGGGACATGCAGACGGCCATCACGATGTTCACGCCAACTGGGCAGCAAACCAAGGTTAGCCACGGACCTGAGCCATTGGATGCGGCCAAAGCACGCTTGCACATGGCCATGCGCTCCGGCGACCACGAAGCAGGACGCGTCGAAATTTGGACAGCCCGGGGCGTGGCAGAAAGTTTCGCCTTCAAGGAAAAGGCGGAAAAAGCAGCCGCAATCCAAGCGCCGACGGAGAAAACACTCGTCGCGCACAGTTGACACGCCGAACCAAGTCATGCCCGCGACATTTGGCATCGGACCCCTTCCATCCGGCACTTCGGCACCAAGCGACACGGCGGTGAAGACTGCGACGACAAAAGAGTCGGTCGATACCTACAACTACCGCGACGAGACCGGCGTCACCAAAAAGCTGTTGGCCGGAAAGCTCAAGACCACGGAGGTGACGCTCGATGTGATCGGCTCCCCCAGCCTCGCAGTAGTCGCCGCCGGTGCGTTTAGCGAAGGCACCTTGAAATTGGTGAGCGCAAAAATCAGCGAATCCAACGACGGAGCGCCCGAAGGAACTGTGACCTACAAAGGATACGAATCACTCTAATGCCAATCTCAGCTTCACTCGAAATCGGCGTAGCTTCGGCCAGCGACACCATGGTGCAAAACCTCGAGGTGGAAAAAAGCCTCAGTGAGGTGGTGCGAAAGAACAAGGACGGCGGTTTTGCCGCGGCCCAAGCTTTCGATCCCATGATTTCCGGCAGCGTCACAATCCTGGGAACCTCCGGAGACGAAGTCGGAGGCAATCTCGACACCGCAATTTCCCTCGTCTCGGGCGGCACGACCATCGTCACCGAGAGGACTCACACCCAGAACCAAGACGACTTCGATGAAACAAATGTGAGCTTCCAGAACGCCCCAAGCTCTACCTGAGCACAAGCAGCTCACTGATCATTTACCCTCATGACGCAGCCGAGCATTTACCACATCGTAAAAGACACAATCGCCGGAACAAACGACGATGCCGCATCTCGCCGCGCGGCGGTGGCCAGCGCTGACACAGCAGCCGTTGCGGGAGCAGCAGTTGCAGGAGTCGCCATCTACGATTTCAACCGGATCATCGAAACCGAAGAGGCCACGCCGAAAACGGTGACGGCTTGGAACTTGGAGGAAACAACCGTGGAGTTTAGGCCGGATTTCCCGCCCGAATCCCTCACCACGGGGCAAGTTATCCGGCGGATGAAGGATTCCGCGTGGCAGCGCGCCAACCCGGATCACCCAATTGCCTACATGGCCCAAGCCCTCGAAGCTTACCGAAGGCTGGTGCGCAGCATCCGGGACAAA
Coding sequences within:
- a CDS encoding phage portal protein; the encoded protein is MISKLRQVASLLLPPLLQPKAWASPYDAANFSRRRGIVPGAVPRDGKLDLTPYVRRELVRRSRYLHRNSGFVREIVANMAIYSTGDGIQPQAQSNSPEWNEQAEEYFRRWSSRCEVTGRFSFEECQSLICRGIDIDGEYFVMKVRQGGRPKLQLIESHRIGDETDETVDGVGLAQDGSPRFYRILEDSGTRDVNAESVLHIFEPESASSVRNAPTIQHSINHVLDEMELLALEKHAVKDNADIARVLKTARAELLDDSTDFSLGTPTDTAVPSDPASLQKIMGGKIVALQPDESIDTFVSNRPSPTFTGFLNHLRRDSALGVLPYEFAADSSSVGGAGVRLIVAKADRRFSFRQLILIRRLIEPVWAFVIADAIEHGLLAPLPNWWRISCTTPRRITVDAGREAQQNRSDVEMGLKTLTDHFQELGADFREELERRAQDAKLIMETAAKYGVPPEMLWKPAGEAAKVDIAA